A genome region from Gigantopelta aegis isolate Gae_Host chromosome 3, Gae_host_genome, whole genome shotgun sequence includes the following:
- the LOC121367872 gene encoding endo-1,4-beta-xylanase C-like has product MACFQITLICGLALLLGIVFSTSAQDPQQERVTVTNTRPNTTTTGQYPYYGPPCRWGRCWHHRGWGPPWASHRRGWGPPWAWNRGQNQGSSQNDGSQTPEGSPQGRRWGPPWAWQGRRWGPPWAWNQDRWGQNDGSSQNEGSQLPQGSDLGPEWGPPQRWGPPEGWGQGVELSNPEESNQSAGWGPRPWGWGRGRGIGPGWGWRHPGWRWGHEWKWVPGQGWSHVGAPTPTDSPANSDPTTPMYNNQLNSLEGGFERQQ; this is encoded by the exons ATGGCTTGTTTCCAAATAACTTTAATCTGTGGACTGGCATTATTAC TTGGGATTGTATTTTCCACGTCAGCACAAGACCCCCAACAAGAGCGTGTTACTGTAACAAACACTCGCCCCAACACCACAACAACAGGACAATATCCTTACTACGGGCCACCGTGTCGTTGGGGAAGATGCTGGCATCATAGAGGATGGGGTCCTCCGTGGGCGTCGCATAGGCGAGGATGGGGACCACCTTGGGCATGGAATCGGGGCCAAAACCAAGGATCCAGTCAGAATGACGGATCGCAAACACCAGAGGGATCACCTCAAGGAAGAAGATGGGGTCCTCCTTGGGCGTGGCAAGGACGAAGATGGGGACCACCTTGGGCTTGGAATCAGGACCGATGGGGACAGAACGACGGATCCAGTCAGAATGAGGGATCACAATTACCTCAAGGATCAGACCTGGGTCCAGAATGGGGACCACCTCAAAGGTGGGGACCACCCGAAGGATGGGGTCAGGGCGTGGAATTGAGCAACCCAGAGGAATCCAACCAGAGTGCAGGGTGGGGTCCACGTCCCTGGGGCTGGGGTCGTGGAAGAGGAATTGGCCCCGGCTGGGGTTGGAGACATCCCGGCTGGAGATGGGGTCATGAATGGAAATGGGTTCCAGGGCAGGGATGGAGTCATGTCGGGGCCCCGACGCCAACTGATAGTCCAGCAAATAGTGACCCGACCACACCAATGTACAACAACCAACTGAATTCGTTGGAGGGAGGATTTGAAAGGCAGCAGTGA